Proteins from a genomic interval of Drosophila melanogaster chromosome 2R:
- the CG12934 gene encoding uncharacterized protein, isoform B, giving the protein MKAAIILALIGTVLTAPPVRVMPKPGSELDQYAHIFAKVRPPGQKHQNMEIEFQPQHHNSLPSNQVNAEINHVEPKQPQYMEQSSSQVESRPPHTVDFEIKPVEQKPPQRLEFEVKPQHEQNSPQGHLVSLGVKPVEQKPPQHLEVEIKQQQQQHSSQNHQVELEIKQVEQKPPQHLEIEIKPVDQKPPHRVELEVQQQHHQNSAQGHLVSLGAVEQKQQHIDHELKNSHKIELEFV; this is encoded by the coding sequence ATGAAGGCAGCAATAATTTTGGCACTAATCGGTACAGTTTTGACGGCTCCGCCAGTCAGGGTGATGCCGAAACCAGGCAGTGAGCTTGATCAGTACGCTCACATATTTGCAAAGGTACGACCACCGGGCCAGAAGCACCAGAACATGGAGATTGAATTCCAGCCACAGCACCACAACTCTCTGCCGAGCAACCAGGTCAATGCGGAAATCAATCATGTGGAGCCCAAGCAGCCTCAGTACATGGAACAAAGTTCTTCTCAGGTCGAGTCGAGACCTCCTCACACCGTGGACTTTGAGATCAAGCCGGTGGAGCAGAAGCCACCCCAGCGATTGGAGTTTGAGGTGAAGCCGCAGCACGAGCAAAACTCTCCTCAGGGACATTTGGTTTCTTTGGGCGTCAAGCCCGTGGAGCAGAAGCCACCTCAGCACTTGGAGGTGGAGAttaagcagcagcagcaacaacattcTTCGCAAAATCATCAGGTGGAACTGGAAATCAAGCAGGTGGAACAGAAGCCTCCACAGCACTTGGAAATTGAGATCAAGCCTGTTGACCAGAAGCCACCGCACCGTGTGGAGCTTGAAGTCcaacagcagcatcaccaAAACTCTGCCCAGGGACACTTGGTTTCTTTGGGAGCAGTGGAACAGAAGCAACAACACATCGATCATGAGCTGAAGAATTCCCATAAAATCGAGCTAGAATTTGTTTAG